A window from Prosthecochloris marina encodes these proteins:
- the adk gene encoding adenylate kinase — MRIILLGAPGAGKGTQAQFISSTFNIPQISTGDMLRAAINEGTPLGMEAKKIMDDGKLVSDEIILELVKERLDRHDCKNGCLFDGFPRTIAQAEALKNDSIKIDHVIDINVNDDEIIKRMSGRRVHLSSGRTYHVLFNPPVREGLDDVTGEPLVQREDDSEQTVRKRLEVYHCQTAPLIDYYQKWEQSGDPEAPRFSSVNGTGSVEQIKNSILDILRS, encoded by the coding sequence ATGAGAATTATTTTACTTGGGGCACCCGGCGCAGGCAAAGGGACTCAGGCTCAGTTTATTTCCTCTACGTTCAACATTCCACAGATTTCAACCGGTGACATGCTTCGAGCTGCAATCAATGAGGGGACTCCGCTAGGCATGGAAGCAAAAAAAATTATGGATGATGGTAAGCTGGTTTCGGATGAGATCATTCTGGAACTGGTAAAAGAAAGGCTGGATAGACACGATTGCAAAAACGGCTGTCTGTTCGACGGGTTTCCCCGCACAATCGCACAGGCTGAAGCCCTGAAAAACGACTCTATAAAAATCGATCATGTCATAGATATCAATGTCAATGACGACGAAATCATCAAACGCATGAGCGGCAGGCGTGTTCACCTTTCCTCCGGCAGAACCTATCATGTTCTCTTCAACCCTCCTGTTCGGGAAGGCCTTGACGATGTAACAGGAGAACCACTTGTTCAGCGTGAAGACGATAGTGAGCAAACCGTTCGCAAACGCCTCGAAGTTTATCACTGCCAAACAGCTCCTCTTATCGATTACTATCAAAAATGGGAGCAGAGCGGAGACCCGGAAGCCCCTCGGTTCAGCAGTGTAAACGGCACTGGAAGTGTCGAACAGATCAAGAACTCTATCCTGGATATCTTACGATCCTGA
- the priA gene encoding replication restart helicase PriA, protein MHFALLYANNYLRDEPLLVTVGDDLVGELQPGCQVLFSPVNNTRRSVIGYVTEITDPPQPNQPEGIITDILNSGKPVLTPITLQLSIWIADYYMTHPIEAINAILPAPLKTKVSETVELTDFQLTAGNNRKVVSTSLRKEILKLLQQRKKLTVKQLENQLGKQNLYRTLIEMERGGLVTLKKAFKVAKPKTKTAYRFRQPYMQQELLRAPRQAAAVKQLHALETSWGFPEQLGITTGIARELVKKGIFEPIKVETGTEFSTEFSESKKTIKHLTDSQQRVLNSLLSGFRSGSFATYLLHGITGSGKTIIYIELLKEVLSAGKTAIVLVPEISLTPQTASRFRQYFGNDIQILHSAMNNQEKYNAWQKLRSGKAKIALGARSTVFAPLQNVGAIIVDEEHDMAYKQDRTPRYNGRDTAVMRAKLEGALCVLGSATPSFESFYNAKSKKYSLLTLPERVDGATMPSIKLIPMRENRKVSFSISEVLYEEIKKRLERNEQVILLQNRRGFAGSLLCLDCGEIPTCKHCNIPMVYHAATRQLRCHYCGHTVFYLEQCPHCSSANILYKSSGTERIEEELHKLFPEEKILRMDVDTTGVKGAHAMILNDFHEKKARILLGTQMVAKGLDFPDVTLVGVLMADIGLNIPDFRAGERLFALLMQVAGRAGRSKIPGEVYLQTYNTDNDVFSFLLRGSYEKYYHLDMQARKALQYPPYAKLVSCEFSSTEEDIAQKASEEFAEALKPHLHSATFLVLGPAPAGIARIRGRYRYQVLLKLPGKKISADFLKKMRYSLMSKYSRNNLSITIDVDPQSMM, encoded by the coding sequence ATGCACTTCGCATTATTATACGCCAACAATTATTTACGTGATGAACCGTTACTCGTAACCGTTGGAGACGATCTGGTTGGAGAGCTACAGCCGGGTTGCCAGGTATTGTTTTCCCCGGTAAACAATACCAGACGGAGTGTTATCGGTTATGTGACCGAGATAACCGATCCCCCCCAGCCAAATCAGCCGGAGGGGATCATAACCGATATTCTCAACAGCGGAAAACCTGTTCTTACCCCGATAACCCTACAGCTCTCGATCTGGATAGCCGACTATTACATGACGCATCCGATAGAAGCAATCAATGCAATCCTCCCTGCCCCGCTGAAAACAAAAGTCAGTGAAACAGTCGAATTGACCGACTTCCAGCTCACCGCCGGCAATAATCGAAAGGTTGTCTCGACCTCATTGCGCAAAGAAATCCTGAAGCTATTGCAACAGAGGAAAAAGCTGACGGTAAAGCAACTTGAAAACCAGCTCGGAAAGCAAAATCTCTACCGAACATTGATCGAAATGGAACGAGGTGGACTGGTGACGTTAAAAAAAGCATTCAAAGTCGCAAAGCCCAAAACCAAAACAGCTTACCGCTTTCGGCAACCCTACATGCAGCAAGAGTTGCTACGCGCACCTCGTCAAGCGGCAGCCGTTAAGCAGCTGCATGCCCTGGAAACATCATGGGGGTTTCCCGAACAATTAGGTATTACAACAGGAATTGCCCGAGAACTGGTTAAAAAAGGAATATTCGAGCCGATAAAGGTTGAAACCGGGACTGAATTTTCAACCGAATTTTCAGAATCAAAAAAAACCATCAAACATCTTACCGACTCACAGCAGCGCGTACTGAACAGTCTTTTATCAGGATTTCGATCCGGAAGTTTCGCGACGTATCTCCTGCATGGCATTACAGGAAGCGGTAAAACAATCATCTATATCGAGCTATTGAAAGAGGTCCTTTCTGCAGGCAAAACCGCTATTGTCCTGGTACCGGAAATATCGTTAACCCCCCAAACCGCATCCCGTTTCCGTCAGTACTTCGGGAACGATATCCAGATTTTGCACAGTGCAATGAACAATCAGGAAAAATATAATGCCTGGCAAAAACTTCGCTCGGGTAAGGCAAAGATCGCGCTTGGGGCTCGTTCAACGGTTTTCGCACCACTTCAAAATGTCGGAGCCATCATTGTCGACGAAGAGCATGACATGGCTTATAAGCAGGACAGAACGCCACGTTACAACGGTCGTGACACTGCTGTCATGCGCGCAAAACTTGAAGGAGCCCTCTGTGTTCTCGGATCGGCTACCCCTTCATTCGAATCGTTCTACAATGCGAAGAGCAAAAAATACAGCCTGTTAACTCTTCCGGAAAGAGTCGATGGCGCTACAATGCCTTCCATAAAGCTAATTCCCATGCGGGAAAACAGAAAGGTCTCTTTTTCCATTTCGGAGGTTCTCTACGAGGAAATCAAAAAGAGACTCGAGCGCAACGAACAAGTTATACTCCTGCAGAACAGACGGGGTTTTGCAGGGAGCCTGCTCTGCCTTGATTGTGGCGAGATTCCCACTTGCAAACACTGTAACATCCCTATGGTTTATCATGCTGCCACCCGGCAGTTACGCTGCCATTACTGCGGTCATACGGTCTTCTACCTCGAACAATGCCCTCATTGCTCTTCGGCAAACATTCTTTATAAAAGCAGTGGAACCGAACGTATTGAAGAGGAACTGCACAAACTTTTCCCGGAAGAAAAGATACTCCGTATGGATGTCGATACCACAGGTGTCAAAGGAGCTCATGCGATGATCCTGAATGATTTTCATGAAAAGAAAGCCCGGATACTTCTCGGAACACAAATGGTCGCCAAAGGTCTCGATTTTCCCGATGTCACCCTTGTCGGCGTACTGATGGCCGATATTGGACTGAATATTCCGGATTTCAGGGCTGGAGAACGGCTTTTTGCGCTTCTCATGCAGGTGGCGGGCCGTGCGGGCAGATCAAAGATTCCCGGAGAAGTCTATCTTCAAACATACAATACCGATAACGATGTTTTCTCCTTTCTTCTGCGCGGCAGTTATGAAAAATACTATCATCTGGACATGCAGGCAAGAAAAGCACTGCAGTACCCTCCTTATGCAAAGCTTGTTTCCTGTGAGTTCTCTTCAACGGAAGAAGACATCGCACAAAAAGCTTCAGAAGAATTTGCCGAAGCGCTCAAGCCTCACCTTCATTCAGCAACATTTCTTGTGCTTGGACCGGCTCCGGCAGGTATAGCACGTATCAGAGGGCGTTACCGCTATCAGGTTCTGCTGAAGCTTCCCGGTAAAAAAATTTCCGCAGACTTCCTGAAAAAGATGAGGTATTCTCTGATGAGTAAATACAGCAGGAACAATCTGTCCATCACCATCGATGTCGATCCGCAAA